One Odocoileus virginianus isolate 20LAN1187 ecotype Illinois chromosome 4, Ovbor_1.2, whole genome shotgun sequence DNA segment encodes these proteins:
- the B3GALT5 gene encoding beta-1,3-galactosyltransferase 5 — translation MAYMKMRWVYISLVVLGVFCLFYNLEDLNPFKGEPVIFKNELGDFLQLPDIDCGQDPPFLVLLVASSHEQRFVRLVIRSTWGREKIIKGKRIKTFFLLGTSPSKDISREVAKESQKFRDIIQKDFTDVYFNLTLKTMMGMHWIYRFCPQTTFVMKTDSDMFVNIYYLTELLLKKNRTTRFFTGFLKLNEYPIRRRFNKWFVSKYEYPWDKYPPFCSGTGYVFSSDVAGEVYRVASSVPFIKLEDVFVGLCLKRLKIRLEELHSEQTFFPEGLPFTTCRYKKIVASHHIRPRDILKYWQALEGSLQEECPDN, via the coding sequence ATGGCTTACATGAAGATgagatgggtatatatttccctggtggtcctgggagtcttttgtctgttttataaCCTGGAGGATCTGAATCCTTTTAAAGGAGAACCAGTGATTTTCAAGAATGAACTTGGGGACTTCCTTCAGCTCCCAGATATAGATTGCGGGCAGGATCCCCCATTTCTTGTATTGCTGGTAGCTTCATCTCATGAGCAGCGGTTTGTCCGCTTGGTCATCCGGAGCACGTGGGGAAGAGAAAAGATTATAAAGGGAAAGCGGATAAAAACATTCTTTCTCCTGGGAACCTCTCCCAGTAAAGACATCTCAAGAGAAGTGGCCAAGGAGAGCCAGAAGTTTCGTGATATTATCCAGAAGGACTTCACGGATGTTTATTTCAATCTGACCCTGAAGACCATGATGGGGATGCATTGGATCTACCGCTTTTGTCCACAGACGACTTTCGTGATGAAAACTGACTCTGACATGTTCGTCAATATCTACTATCTGACCGAACTGCTCctgaagaaaaacagaacaactcGATTTTTCACCGGCTTCCTAAAACTGAACGAGTATCCCATCAGGAGACGGTTCAATAAGTGGTTTGTCAGTAAGTACGAATACCCATGGGACAAGTACCCGCCCTTCTGCTCCGGCACTGGCTACGTTTTCTCTAGTGACGTGGCGGGTGAAGTGTATCGTGTTGCCAGTAGCGTGCCCTTCATTAAACTGGAAGATGTCTTTGTAGGGCTCTGCCTGAAAAGACTGAAGATCAGGCTGGAGGAACTTCACTCTGAGCAGACTTTCTTCCCCGAAGGGTTACCGTTCACCACCTGCCGTTATAAGAAGATTGTGGCCTCCCATCACATCAGGCCGCGAGACATTCTGAAGTATTGGCAGGCTCTGGAAGGTTCTCTGCAAGAAGAGTGTCCAGATAACTGA